In Flavobacterium okayamense, a single window of DNA contains:
- a CDS encoding alpha/beta hydrolase yields MTKYIFSLVFLCIAIKESNSQNTQQEVIGSKHSIQSKILNEERIYEISLPDSYYVKEASQKKYPILVLLDGNVFFKSISGMVNYMSSDTYRSWKIPEMIVVAIHNVDRRRDYTPDKIITVRENNSGGGDNFLNFLEKELLPEIDSKYRTTTNRILFGHSLGGLLATHAYMKENSSFTSFLAIDPSFGTWDTETMDKKLNAMTENSFKRYIYIASANWGKRNINNRDRHVRFYESLNSKCKDKLPAKLEYFENESHSSVPLIAFYNGITAIFEGYTNTR; encoded by the coding sequence ATGACTAAATATATCTTTTCTCTTGTATTTCTTTGTATCGCAATTAAGGAATCAAACTCGCAAAATACCCAACAAGAAGTAATTGGCTCTAAACATTCCATACAATCCAAAATACTTAATGAAGAACGAATTTATGAAATAAGTCTGCCAGATTCTTACTATGTAAAAGAAGCTTCCCAAAAAAAATATCCGATTCTTGTTTTACTTGATGGTAATGTGTTTTTTAAATCCATTTCTGGAATGGTAAACTATATGAGTTCAGATACGTATAGAAGTTGGAAAATTCCTGAAATGATTGTTGTAGCCATTCATAATGTTGATAGACGAAGAGATTATACTCCTGACAAAATAATTACCGTTCGTGAAAACAACTCTGGTGGTGGTGACAATTTTTTAAACTTTTTAGAAAAAGAATTATTACCCGAAATTGATTCAAAGTATAGAACCACAACTAATCGCATTCTTTTCGGACATTCACTTGGCGGATTATTGGCTACTCATGCGTATATGAAAGAAAACTCATCATTTACTTCTTTTCTTGCAATTGATCCAAGTTTTGGTACTTGGGACACTGAAACTATGGATAAAAAACTTAATGCTATGACTGAGAATTCCTTTAAAAGATACATATACATAGCTTCTGCAAATTGGGGAAAACGAAATATTAACAATCGCGATCGTCATGTAAGATTTTATGAATCTTTAAATAGTAAATGCAAAGATAAGTTACCTGCAAAATTAGAATACTTTGAAAATGAAAGCCATAGTTCTGTTCCATTAATTGCTTTTTATAATGGTATTACAGCTATATTTGAAGGTTATACTAATACTAGATAA
- a CDS encoding DUF695 domain-containing protein, giving the protein MGIFDIFKKDRENIDCSLIKNSADLYPQNSFSVVMVQTESGKPATGWVDMAYVDYKYKKCCPFNLQFNIEISDNQAESKEMDFATIEDYFINELKKGCITHPVARVATDFGFIMDMYIDNAEFASQKLTEIYEDPNKLVEFGCGFNKDPKWKEYNRITKLTK; this is encoded by the coding sequence ATGGGAATATTTGACATATTTAAAAAAGACAGAGAAAATATTGATTGTAGTTTGATTAAAAATTCGGCGGACTTATATCCGCAAAATTCGTTTTCAGTTGTTATGGTCCAAACTGAATCTGGAAAACCTGCAACTGGATGGGTTGACATGGCTTATGTGGATTACAAATACAAAAAATGCTGTCCATTTAATTTGCAATTCAATATCGAGATTTCTGATAATCAAGCTGAATCAAAGGAAATGGACTTTGCAACTATTGAGGACTACTTTATAAACGAATTGAAAAAAGGATGTATTACTCATCCTGTTGCGAGAGTTGCTACGGATTTTGGGTTCATAATGGATATGTATATTGATAATGCCGAATTTGCATCACAAAAACTTACTGAAATATATGAAGACCCGAATAAACTGGTTGAATTTGGATGCGGATTTAATAAAGACCCAAAATGGAAAGAATACAATCGAATAACTAAACTGACAAAATAA
- a CDS encoding nucleoside triphosphate pyrophosphohydrolase family protein has protein sequence MEKQIKAVQLFHESFGLGVKHLPAADLGERINMLRFNLMKEENEEYLEAVQNNDIVEVADALGDMLYILCGTILEHGLQYKIEEVFDEIQRSNMSKLGEDGKPIYREDGKVMKGPNYFKPNFEEILK, from the coding sequence ATGGAGAAACAAATCAAAGCCGTACAATTATTTCATGAGTCATTTGGTTTAGGTGTAAAACACTTACCAGCTGCCGATTTAGGAGAACGAATTAATATGCTTCGTTTTAATTTAATGAAAGAAGAAAATGAAGAATATTTAGAGGCGGTACAAAATAATGATATCGTTGAAGTTGCCGATGCATTGGGCGATATGCTATATATTTTATGCGGAACCATTTTAGAACACGGCTTACAATATAAAATTGAAGAAGTTTTCGATGAAATACAACGTTCCAATATGAGTAAGCTTGGTGAAGACGGAAAACCTATTTACCGTGAAGATGGGAAAGTAATGAAAGGGCCAAATTACTTTAAGCCTAATTTTGAAGAAATTTTGAAGTAA
- a CDS encoding effector binding domain-containing protein translates to MKIAKYIFLLFLLLAFALFVFISTQPNSFTFQESKTINSNKEQVFLYVNDLSSWKNWWIPLNGTQETIKIDSAHVKYNGNTLQKLASFENDSIQFTITDANFNGNSTIIIKSIDNRQSEISWKLNGEVSFKTKFLAFLKGGMQNVLQSDIQQSFLNIENELQKKFLDYSITLNGFETKNAVTYIAIADSTSTTSFDEKRKQNLKKLGEFITKRDLTINGDPFVIFKSRNKESYKYLSCIPVTAVLDSISIDSTMTKGRFDSYLALKTTLKGSFTNRANAWEEAKKSIEKSNYKENKDGLYIEVYKKESKQSPATNVTEIYIPVRKPIIVNEPKKDSLQPTETIQDSI, encoded by the coding sequence ATGAAAATAGCAAAATATATATTTCTGCTTTTCCTCTTATTAGCATTTGCTTTATTTGTTTTCATTTCCACCCAACCCAATAGTTTTACTTTTCAAGAATCTAAAACCATAAATTCAAATAAAGAACAAGTGTTTCTTTATGTAAACGATTTAAGTTCTTGGAAAAATTGGTGGATTCCTTTAAACGGAACACAGGAAACTATTAAGATAGATAGCGCGCACGTTAAATACAACGGAAATACTCTTCAAAAATTAGCTTCATTTGAAAACGATTCTATTCAATTTACAATTACTGATGCTAATTTTAATGGAAATAGTACAATAATAATTAAAAGTATTGATAATAGGCAATCAGAAATTAGTTGGAAGCTTAATGGAGAAGTTTCTTTTAAAACAAAATTTTTAGCCTTTTTAAAAGGTGGAATGCAAAACGTGCTTCAATCGGATATTCAGCAATCTTTTTTAAACATAGAAAACGAATTGCAAAAGAAATTTTTAGATTATTCGATTACCTTAAACGGTTTTGAAACTAAAAATGCTGTTACGTACATTGCCATTGCCGACTCCACTTCTACTACTTCTTTTGACGAAAAAAGAAAACAAAACTTGAAAAAACTTGGCGAATTTATTACAAAACGTGATTTAACGATTAATGGCGATCCATTTGTAATATTTAAATCTCGAAATAAAGAAAGTTATAAATATTTAAGTTGTATTCCTGTTACTGCAGTTTTAGATTCAATTTCTATTGACTCTACCATGACAAAAGGAAGATTTGACTCATATTTAGCGCTAAAAACGACTTTAAAAGGAAGTTTTACCAATAGAGCTAATGCTTGGGAAGAAGCTAAAAAATCTATTGAAAAGAGTAATTACAAAGAAAACAAAGACGGCTTATATATTGAAGTGTACAAAAAAGAAAGTAAGCAATCGCCTGCAACTAATGTAACTGAAATCTATATTCCGGTTCGTAAACCAATTATTGTAAATGAACCTAAAAAGGATTCGTTACAACCAACAGAAACTATTCAAGATTCTATATAA
- a CDS encoding tRNA threonylcarbamoyladenosine dehydratase — MAKWQERAELLFRPEGLEKLTNANVMVVGLGGVGSFAAEFLARAGVGKMTIVDGDTVDITNVNRQLPALHSTVNQPKVTVVGDRLQDINPELELTRIQEFLSPERAFELVTQDFDYVLDCIDSVTPKLNLIMAAKRKKVRIISNMGAGGKFLASRIKVRDISKTDYCPLAKNVRKRLKKEGISKGVKVVYSDERPDTGSVKLTDGSNFKKSFYGTNSWIPAAFGLQAAETVVLDILEKKVK; from the coding sequence ATGGCAAAGTGGCAAGAAAGAGCAGAGTTGTTGTTTAGACCAGAAGGATTAGAAAAATTAACCAATGCAAATGTGATGGTTGTAGGATTAGGCGGTGTAGGTAGTTTCGCAGCCGAATTTTTAGCTCGTGCAGGTGTTGGAAAAATGACCATAGTTGATGGTGATACAGTTGATATTACGAATGTAAACCGTCAATTACCAGCTTTACATTCTACAGTAAACCAACCTAAAGTTACTGTTGTAGGTGATCGTTTACAAGATATTAATCCAGAATTAGAGTTAACACGAATTCAAGAGTTTTTATCGCCTGAAAGAGCTTTTGAATTAGTTACACAAGATTTTGATTACGTTTTAGATTGTATCGATAGCGTTACGCCAAAGTTGAACTTAATTATGGCAGCAAAACGTAAAAAAGTCCGCATTATAAGTAATATGGGAGCAGGAGGAAAGTTTTTAGCGTCTCGTATTAAAGTTCGTGATATTAGTAAAACCGATTATTGTCCGTTAGCGAAAAACGTTCGTAAAAGACTTAAAAAAGAAGGGATTTCAAAAGGAGTGAAGGTTGTTTATTCTGATGAACGCCCAGATACTGGAAGTGTGAAATTAACGGATGGTTCTAACTTTAAAAAATCATTTTACGGAACCAATAGTTGGATTCCAGCAGCGTTTGGCTTACAAGCAGCAGAAACCGTTGTTTTAGATATTCTTGAAAAGAAAGTGAAATAA
- a CDS encoding TatD family hydrolase, which yields MQFINLHTHHFSNSEEVIEVVNQYPWEFSYEIPQYSIGIHPWYISQERLLDDLKMISEKMISEKCLALGECGLDKRIEMPLQMQTEVFQQQLELVQQTTKPIILHCVAAYQEVIGIKKEMDIENPMIIHGFSKNEQVAKSLLDNGFYLSFGKYLLRNPDLEKVFKFVPNDLLFLETDTIEESIAEVYQKAANYKNRTLEEMKQQVFNTFSEVFNWNN from the coding sequence ATGCAATTTATCAATTTACATACACATCATTTTTCAAATTCTGAGGAAGTTATAGAAGTCGTAAACCAATATCCTTGGGAGTTTTCATATGAGATTCCGCAGTATTCTATTGGCATTCATCCTTGGTATATTAGCCAAGAAAGATTATTGGATGATTTAAAAATGATTTCTGAAAAAATGATTTCTGAAAAATGTTTGGCTTTGGGCGAATGCGGATTAGATAAGCGAATTGAAATGCCATTGCAAATGCAAACCGAAGTTTTTCAGCAGCAGTTAGAATTGGTACAACAAACTACTAAACCAATTATTTTGCATTGTGTAGCAGCGTATCAAGAAGTTATTGGAATAAAAAAAGAAATGGACATTGAAAATCCTATGATTATTCACGGATTTTCTAAAAATGAGCAAGTTGCTAAAAGCCTTTTGGATAACGGATTTTATCTTTCTTTCGGAAAATACTTATTGCGTAATCCAGATTTAGAAAAGGTTTTTAAATTTGTACCCAATGATTTACTGTTTTTAGAAACGGATACAATTGAAGAAAGTATAGCGGAAGTATATCAAAAAGCTGCAAATTACAAGAACCGGACTTTGGAAGAAATGAAACAGCAAGTTTTTAATACTTTTTCTGAAGTTTTCAATTGGAACAATTAA
- a CDS encoding DUF1684 domain-containing protein, whose amino-acid sequence MYKFLFVLLFSFFAFGQENQVQLAEDFQKQLNTEFKDSLHSPLMDEDLAHFEALDFYPISEKFIVEATFIRTKKEKVFKMKTSTERTPMYKKYGELHFKIDEKSFKLNVYQNLELIQKPGFKDYLFLPFSDQTNGNETYIGGRYLDMRIPKTKTVIINFNKAYNPYCAYNYKYSCPIVPLENDLDIEIQAGVKKFHD is encoded by the coding sequence ATGTATAAATTTCTATTTGTTTTATTGTTTTCCTTTTTTGCATTTGGGCAAGAAAATCAAGTACAATTAGCCGAAGATTTTCAAAAGCAATTAAATACTGAATTTAAAGATTCGTTACATTCGCCTTTGATGGACGAGGATTTAGCACATTTTGAAGCTTTAGATTTTTATCCGATTTCTGAGAAATTTATTGTGGAAGCGACTTTCATTAGAACGAAGAAAGAAAAGGTTTTTAAAATGAAAACTTCAACTGAGAGAACGCCAATGTATAAGAAATATGGTGAATTACATTTTAAAATTGATGAAAAGTCATTCAAACTAAATGTATATCAAAATTTAGAGTTAATTCAAAAACCAGGATTTAAAGATTATTTGTTTTTGCCTTTTTCTGATCAAACGAATGGAAACGAAACGTATATTGGTGGACGATATCTTGATATGAGAATACCGAAAACGAAAACGGTAATTATCAATTTCAATAAAGCCTATAATCCATATTGTGCTTACAATTACAAATATTCGTGTCCGATTGTTCCGTTAGAGAATGATTTAGATATTGAGATTCAAGCAGGAGTTAAAAAGTTTCACGATTAA